One Choloepus didactylus isolate mChoDid1 chromosome 8, mChoDid1.pri, whole genome shotgun sequence DNA window includes the following coding sequences:
- the TAPBPL gene encoding tapasin-related protein isoform X3 yields MGAAGGWCLLLGLALSGAAETGPWTAEGQWRAVDVVLDCLFVKEGALASSGNKAQALLVLRQVPVLDDGSLEGFTDFQGDTLAKDNTPTTFEASVGQVQIPQAEALLHADCSGKEVTCEISNYFLQASQEATIEKTAWFIANVQVSGGGPSVSMVMKTFGDAENGAAWHPTLNLPLSPEGTVRTSARPQFSNQGTLRMQRPTSTPFSTIVEFQVTTRTPSLNTPLGSSPSLHCGFSMAPGLAFISVEWRLQHKGSGQLVYSWTTGQEQAKREGAALEPEQLRVAGDASLTLPSLTPKDEGAYICLITTSLYQAQQIIQLDIRAPPKIGLRLINQAVPPTLTCSIAGYYPLDVAVTWTREEPGRAPVQVSGASFSSLRQSAAGTYSISSSLTAEPGSAGATYTCQVTHISLKEPLRASAWVAPPATSPRSGKILGGYSPASE; encoded by the exons ATGGGCGCCGCCGGGGGGTGGTGCCTGCTGCTCGGCTTGGCTCTCTCGGGAGCCGCGGAGACCG GGCCATGGACAGCAGAAGGACAGTGGCGGGCAGTGGACGTGGTCTTGGACTGCCTCTTTGTGAAGGAAGGAGCTCTTGCCAGCAGTGGGAACAAGGCCCAGGCTCTGCTTGTGCTAAGGCAGGTGCCAGTGCTGGATGATGGCTCCCTGGAAGGCTTCACTGATTTCCAAGGGGACACCTTGGCCAAAGACAACACACCTACTACCTTTGAGGCCTCAG TGGGCCAGGTACAGATACCCCAGGCCGAGGCCTTGCTCCACGCTGACTGCAGTGGGAAGGAGGTGACCTGTGAGATCTCCAACTATTTCCTCCAGGCCAGCCAAGAGGCCACTATCGAGAAAACAGCTTGGTTCATCGCCAACGTGCAGGTGTCTGGAGGGGGACCTAGTGTCTCCATGGTGATGAAGACTTTCGGGGATGCTGAGAATGGAGCTGCCTGGCACCCCACACTGAACCTGCCCCTGAGCCCTGAGGGGACTGTGCGGACTTCAG CACGCCCACAGTTCAGCAACCAGGGGACCTTGAGGATGCAGCGGCCCACAAGCACCCCTTTTTCCACCATAGTGGAGTTCCAGGTGACCACACGGACCCCATCCCTGAACACCCCTCTGGGGAGCTCGCCCTCCCTGCACTGTGGCTTCTCCATGGCACCAGGCCTGGCCTTCATCAGCGTGGAGTGGCGGCTGCAGCACAAGGGCAGTGGCCAGCTGGTGTACAGTTGGACCACGGGGCAGGAGCAGGCCAAGCGGGAGGGCGCTGCCCTGGAGCCCGAGCAGCTACGCGTGGCTGGAGACGCCTCCCTCACCCTACCCAGCCTCACTCCAAAGGACGAGGGGGCCTACATTTGCCTGATCACCACCTCTCTGTACCAAGCTCAACAAATCATCCAGCTTGACATCCGAG CTCCTCCAAAAATAGGACTGCGTTTGATAAACCAAGCTGTGCCACCCACCCTCACCTGCAGCATCGCTGGCTATTACCCTCTGGACGTGGCTGTGACATGGACCCGAGAGGAGCCAGGCAGAGCCCCAGTGCAAGTCTCTGGTGCCTCCTTTTCCAGCCTCAGGCAAAGTGCTGCAGGCACCTATAGCATCTCCTCCTCCCTGACAGCAGAACCTGGCTCTGCAGGCGCCACCTACACCTGCCAGGTCACCCACATCTCCCTGAAGGAGCCCCTTAGGGCCAGCGCCTGGGTGGCTCCACCAG CTACTTCACCAAGGTCTGGCAAGATTCTGGGTGGCTACTCTCCTGCCTCAGAGTAA
- the TAPBPL gene encoding tapasin-related protein isoform X1: protein MGAAGGWCLLLGLALSGAAETGPWTAEGQWRAVDVVLDCLFVKEGALASSGNKAQALLVLRQVPVLDDGSLEGFTDFQGDTLAKDNTPTTFEASVGQVQIPQAEALLHADCSGKEVTCEISNYFLQASQEATIEKTAWFIANVQVSGGGPSVSMVMKTFGDAENGAAWHPTLNLPLSPEGTVRTSARPQFSNQGTLRMQRPTSTPFSTIVEFQVTTRTPSLNTPLGSSPSLHCGFSMAPGLAFISVEWRLQHKGSGQLVYSWTTGQEQAKREGAALEPEQLRVAGDASLTLPSLTPKDEGAYICLITTSLYQAQQIIQLDIRAPPKIGLRLINQAVPPTLTCSIAGYYPLDVAVTWTREEPGRAPVQVSGASFSSLRQSAAGTYSISSSLTAEPGSAGATYTCQVTHISLKEPLRASAWVAPPETGTAFGILLASSLFLLALLLLGLQRRQATSPRSGKILGGYSPASE, encoded by the exons ATGGGCGCCGCCGGGGGGTGGTGCCTGCTGCTCGGCTTGGCTCTCTCGGGAGCCGCGGAGACCG GGCCATGGACAGCAGAAGGACAGTGGCGGGCAGTGGACGTGGTCTTGGACTGCCTCTTTGTGAAGGAAGGAGCTCTTGCCAGCAGTGGGAACAAGGCCCAGGCTCTGCTTGTGCTAAGGCAGGTGCCAGTGCTGGATGATGGCTCCCTGGAAGGCTTCACTGATTTCCAAGGGGACACCTTGGCCAAAGACAACACACCTACTACCTTTGAGGCCTCAG TGGGCCAGGTACAGATACCCCAGGCCGAGGCCTTGCTCCACGCTGACTGCAGTGGGAAGGAGGTGACCTGTGAGATCTCCAACTATTTCCTCCAGGCCAGCCAAGAGGCCACTATCGAGAAAACAGCTTGGTTCATCGCCAACGTGCAGGTGTCTGGAGGGGGACCTAGTGTCTCCATGGTGATGAAGACTTTCGGGGATGCTGAGAATGGAGCTGCCTGGCACCCCACACTGAACCTGCCCCTGAGCCCTGAGGGGACTGTGCGGACTTCAG CACGCCCACAGTTCAGCAACCAGGGGACCTTGAGGATGCAGCGGCCCACAAGCACCCCTTTTTCCACCATAGTGGAGTTCCAGGTGACCACACGGACCCCATCCCTGAACACCCCTCTGGGGAGCTCGCCCTCCCTGCACTGTGGCTTCTCCATGGCACCAGGCCTGGCCTTCATCAGCGTGGAGTGGCGGCTGCAGCACAAGGGCAGTGGCCAGCTGGTGTACAGTTGGACCACGGGGCAGGAGCAGGCCAAGCGGGAGGGCGCTGCCCTGGAGCCCGAGCAGCTACGCGTGGCTGGAGACGCCTCCCTCACCCTACCCAGCCTCACTCCAAAGGACGAGGGGGCCTACATTTGCCTGATCACCACCTCTCTGTACCAAGCTCAACAAATCATCCAGCTTGACATCCGAG CTCCTCCAAAAATAGGACTGCGTTTGATAAACCAAGCTGTGCCACCCACCCTCACCTGCAGCATCGCTGGCTATTACCCTCTGGACGTGGCTGTGACATGGACCCGAGAGGAGCCAGGCAGAGCCCCAGTGCAAGTCTCTGGTGCCTCCTTTTCCAGCCTCAGGCAAAGTGCTGCAGGCACCTATAGCATCTCCTCCTCCCTGACAGCAGAACCTGGCTCTGCAGGCGCCACCTACACCTGCCAGGTCACCCACATCTCCCTGAAGGAGCCCCTTAGGGCCAGCGCCTGGGTGGCTCCACCAG AGACGGGAACGGCCTTTGGCATCCTCCTGGCCAGCAGCCTCTTCCTTCTTGCACTGCTGCTCCTGGGACTTCAGAGACGGCAAG CTACTTCACCAAGGTCTGGCAAGATTCTGGGTGGCTACTCTCCTGCCTCAGAGTAA
- the TAPBPL gene encoding tapasin-related protein isoform X2 — translation MGAAGGWCLLLGLALSGAAETGPWTAEGQWRAVDVVLDCLFVKEGALASSGNKAQALLVLRQVPVLDDGSLEGFTDFQGDTLAKDNTPTTFEASVGQVQIPQAEALLHADCSGKEVTCEISNYFLQASQEATIEKTAWFIANVQVSGGGPSVSMVMKTFGDAENGAAWHPTLNLPLSPEGTVRTSVEFQVTTRTPSLNTPLGSSPSLHCGFSMAPGLAFISVEWRLQHKGSGQLVYSWTTGQEQAKREGAALEPEQLRVAGDASLTLPSLTPKDEGAYICLITTSLYQAQQIIQLDIRAPPKIGLRLINQAVPPTLTCSIAGYYPLDVAVTWTREEPGRAPVQVSGASFSSLRQSAAGTYSISSSLTAEPGSAGATYTCQVTHISLKEPLRASAWVAPPETGTAFGILLASSLFLLALLLLGLQRRQATSPRSGKILGGYSPASE, via the exons ATGGGCGCCGCCGGGGGGTGGTGCCTGCTGCTCGGCTTGGCTCTCTCGGGAGCCGCGGAGACCG GGCCATGGACAGCAGAAGGACAGTGGCGGGCAGTGGACGTGGTCTTGGACTGCCTCTTTGTGAAGGAAGGAGCTCTTGCCAGCAGTGGGAACAAGGCCCAGGCTCTGCTTGTGCTAAGGCAGGTGCCAGTGCTGGATGATGGCTCCCTGGAAGGCTTCACTGATTTCCAAGGGGACACCTTGGCCAAAGACAACACACCTACTACCTTTGAGGCCTCAG TGGGCCAGGTACAGATACCCCAGGCCGAGGCCTTGCTCCACGCTGACTGCAGTGGGAAGGAGGTGACCTGTGAGATCTCCAACTATTTCCTCCAGGCCAGCCAAGAGGCCACTATCGAGAAAACAGCTTGGTTCATCGCCAACGTGCAGGTGTCTGGAGGGGGACCTAGTGTCTCCATGGTGATGAAGACTTTCGGGGATGCTGAGAATGGAGCTGCCTGGCACCCCACACTGAACCTGCCCCTGAGCCCTGAGGGGACTGTGCGGACTTCAG TGGAGTTCCAGGTGACCACACGGACCCCATCCCTGAACACCCCTCTGGGGAGCTCGCCCTCCCTGCACTGTGGCTTCTCCATGGCACCAGGCCTGGCCTTCATCAGCGTGGAGTGGCGGCTGCAGCACAAGGGCAGTGGCCAGCTGGTGTACAGTTGGACCACGGGGCAGGAGCAGGCCAAGCGGGAGGGCGCTGCCCTGGAGCCCGAGCAGCTACGCGTGGCTGGAGACGCCTCCCTCACCCTACCCAGCCTCACTCCAAAGGACGAGGGGGCCTACATTTGCCTGATCACCACCTCTCTGTACCAAGCTCAACAAATCATCCAGCTTGACATCCGAG CTCCTCCAAAAATAGGACTGCGTTTGATAAACCAAGCTGTGCCACCCACCCTCACCTGCAGCATCGCTGGCTATTACCCTCTGGACGTGGCTGTGACATGGACCCGAGAGGAGCCAGGCAGAGCCCCAGTGCAAGTCTCTGGTGCCTCCTTTTCCAGCCTCAGGCAAAGTGCTGCAGGCACCTATAGCATCTCCTCCTCCCTGACAGCAGAACCTGGCTCTGCAGGCGCCACCTACACCTGCCAGGTCACCCACATCTCCCTGAAGGAGCCCCTTAGGGCCAGCGCCTGGGTGGCTCCACCAG AGACGGGAACGGCCTTTGGCATCCTCCTGGCCAGCAGCCTCTTCCTTCTTGCACTGCTGCTCCTGGGACTTCAGAGACGGCAAG CTACTTCACCAAGGTCTGGCAAGATTCTGGGTGGCTACTCTCCTGCCTCAGAGTAA
- the TAPBPL gene encoding tapasin-related protein isoform X4, which produces MMAPWKASLISKGTPWPKTTHLLPLRPQASQEATIEKTAWFIANVQVSGGGPSVSMVMKTFGDAENGAAWHPTLNLPLSPEGTVRTSARPQFSNQGTLRMQRPTSTPFSTIVEFQVTTRTPSLNTPLGSSPSLHCGFSMAPGLAFISVEWRLQHKGSGQLVYSWTTGQEQAKREGAALEPEQLRVAGDASLTLPSLTPKDEGAYICLITTSLYQAQQIIQLDIRAPPKIGLRLINQAVPPTLTCSIAGYYPLDVAVTWTREEPGRAPVQVSGASFSSLRQSAAGTYSISSSLTAEPGSAGATYTCQVTHISLKEPLRASAWVAPPETGTAFGILLASSLFLLALLLLGLQRRQATSPRSGKILGGYSPASE; this is translated from the exons ATGATGGCTCCCTGGAAGGCTTCACTGATTTCCAAGGGGACACCTTGGCCAAAGACAACACACCTACTACCTTTGAGGCCTCAG GCCAGCCAAGAGGCCACTATCGAGAAAACAGCTTGGTTCATCGCCAACGTGCAGGTGTCTGGAGGGGGACCTAGTGTCTCCATGGTGATGAAGACTTTCGGGGATGCTGAGAATGGAGCTGCCTGGCACCCCACACTGAACCTGCCCCTGAGCCCTGAGGGGACTGTGCGGACTTCAG CACGCCCACAGTTCAGCAACCAGGGGACCTTGAGGATGCAGCGGCCCACAAGCACCCCTTTTTCCACCATAGTGGAGTTCCAGGTGACCACACGGACCCCATCCCTGAACACCCCTCTGGGGAGCTCGCCCTCCCTGCACTGTGGCTTCTCCATGGCACCAGGCCTGGCCTTCATCAGCGTGGAGTGGCGGCTGCAGCACAAGGGCAGTGGCCAGCTGGTGTACAGTTGGACCACGGGGCAGGAGCAGGCCAAGCGGGAGGGCGCTGCCCTGGAGCCCGAGCAGCTACGCGTGGCTGGAGACGCCTCCCTCACCCTACCCAGCCTCACTCCAAAGGACGAGGGGGCCTACATTTGCCTGATCACCACCTCTCTGTACCAAGCTCAACAAATCATCCAGCTTGACATCCGAG CTCCTCCAAAAATAGGACTGCGTTTGATAAACCAAGCTGTGCCACCCACCCTCACCTGCAGCATCGCTGGCTATTACCCTCTGGACGTGGCTGTGACATGGACCCGAGAGGAGCCAGGCAGAGCCCCAGTGCAAGTCTCTGGTGCCTCCTTTTCCAGCCTCAGGCAAAGTGCTGCAGGCACCTATAGCATCTCCTCCTCCCTGACAGCAGAACCTGGCTCTGCAGGCGCCACCTACACCTGCCAGGTCACCCACATCTCCCTGAAGGAGCCCCTTAGGGCCAGCGCCTGGGTGGCTCCACCAG AGACGGGAACGGCCTTTGGCATCCTCCTGGCCAGCAGCCTCTTCCTTCTTGCACTGCTGCTCCTGGGACTTCAGAGACGGCAAG CTACTTCACCAAGGTCTGGCAAGATTCTGGGTGGCTACTCTCCTGCCTCAGAGTAA
- the CD27 gene encoding CD27 antigen, giving the protein MAWPPPCWLWVLGTLAGISATPAPRSCPERHYRAPGELCCQLCEPGTFLVKDCDLPRTAAQCDPCIPGVSFSPDHHSRPHCESCRHCNFGLIIRNCTVTTNAECACPRGWQCRDKECTECDPPPNPLPTTRPSQASGPHPLPTSSPHTEKMLKATAVRHVQTLADFRRLPDPALSTQWPTQRSLCSSDCIRILVVLSGMLLVFTLGGALFLRGSIKGETRVEPEQPRPYSCPREEEGSAIPIQEDYRKPEPASYS; this is encoded by the exons ATGGCCTGGCCACCTccctgctggctgtgggttctgGGGACCCTGGCGGGGATCTCggccaccccagcccccagaaGCTGTCCAGAGAGGCACTACAGGGCACCAGGAGAGCTGTGCTGCCAGTTGTGTGAGCCAG GGACATTCCTAGTGAAGGACTGTGACCTGCCCAGAACGGCTGCCCAGTGTGATCCGTGTATACCAGGGGTCTCCTTCTCGCCAGACCACCACAGCCGGCCCCACTGTGAGAGCTGTCGACACTGTAACTTTG GTCTTATTATCCGCAACTGCACCGTTACCACCAATGCCGAGTGCGCCTGCCCCCGAGGCTGGCAGTGCCGGGACAAGGAATGCACTGAGTGTGATCCTCCTCCAAACCCCTTGCCGACCACTCGTCCATCTCAAGCCTCAGGTCCACACCCACTACCCACCAGCTCACCTCACACAGAGA AGATGCTAAAAGCCACAGCGGTCAGGCATGTGCAGACTCTAGCTGACTTCAGGCGGCTGCCAGACCCTGCTCTCTCTACCCAATGGCCAA CCCAAAGGTCCTTGTGCAGCTCAGACTGTATCCGCATCCTTGTGGTCCTCTCTGGAATGCTCCTTGTTTTCACCCTGGGTGGAGCCCTGTTCCTCCGTGGATCAA TCAAAGGAGAAACTCGGGTGGAGCCTGAACAGCCCCGTCCTTACAGCTGCCCCAGAGAGGAAGAGGGCAGTGCCATTCCCATCCAGGAGGATTACCGAAAACCAGAGCCTGCTTCCTACTCCTGA